A genomic segment from Flavobacterium sp. 9R encodes:
- a CDS encoding enoyl-CoA hydratase/isomerase family protein translates to MNYENILIELENNIAILTINRPSKLNALNIDTINDLHKAIKTLGKNKEIQVILITGSGEKAFVAGADISEFAHFTIAEGAQLASEGQEKLFDLIENLKTPVIAAINGFALGGGLELAMSCHFRVASDNAKMGLPEVSLGVIPGYGGTQRLPQLIGKGRAMELIMTASMIDAETAKNYGLVNHVVPQAELLDFTKGIAQKIMKNSPFAIGRAIKAINANYKDGKNGFETEIKNFGKCFGTADFKEGTTAFLEKRKANFTGK, encoded by the coding sequence ATGAATTACGAAAATATTTTAATCGAACTAGAAAACAATATTGCAATCCTTACCATCAATAGACCTTCGAAGTTAAATGCTTTGAATATTGACACTATAAACGACCTGCACAAAGCCATAAAAACACTGGGAAAAAACAAAGAAATTCAAGTGATACTCATTACAGGAAGTGGAGAAAAAGCTTTTGTAGCTGGCGCCGATATTTCTGAATTTGCTCATTTTACCATTGCCGAAGGTGCTCAACTGGCTAGCGAAGGACAAGAAAAATTATTCGATTTAATCGAAAATTTAAAAACACCAGTAATCGCTGCTATCAATGGTTTTGCCTTGGGTGGTGGGTTAGAATTGGCTATGTCTTGTCATTTCAGAGTTGCTTCAGACAATGCCAAAATGGGACTTCCAGAAGTTTCCTTAGGAGTAATTCCAGGATATGGAGGAACACAACGTTTACCACAACTCATTGGAAAAGGTCGTGCTATGGAATTGATTATGACCGCCAGCATGATTGACGCAGAGACAGCCAAAAATTATGGATTGGTAAATCATGTAGTACCTCAAGCAGAATTGTTGGATTTTACCAAAGGAATCGCTCAAAAAATCATGAAAAACTCTCCTTTTGCCATTGGTCGAGCTATAAAAGCCATCAACGCCAATTATAAAGACGGTAAAAATGGTTTCGAAACGGAAATCAAAAACTTTGGTAAATGCTTCGGAACAGCAGATTTTAAAGAAGGAACCACCGCATTCTTAGAAAAAAGAAAAGCCAATTTTACAGGGAAGTAA
- a CDS encoding PAS domain-containing sensor histidine kinase, whose amino-acid sequence MLNNFNISMLSLRTRIFLSMIVVIVVSSVLLASISILQFKSEARDYHQERLERKETAIKEHINYVLSTTTYPLTPKNLDLIFKDKIHELSQIHNIEINVYSLDGHLLKSSKESFSIDKMAPPIPKYILKLVRSSIDKRFVDIKTVDGVKNRSSYSQIKDDKFKPLGVLNLPYVEDDSFYQKELNSFLIRLGQVYSFMLIVAFALAYFLATYITKSLKTIADKMSETNIEQKNEKIVLDANSREINLLIRSYNEMVDKLEKSALKLAQSEREEAWREMAKQVAHEIKNPLTPMRLTVQSFQRKFDPTTPDVKQKLNEYSETLIQQIDIMSAVASAFSNFASMPAQQNETLNVVEVVELALDIFNEDYIVFESQYPSIISSMDRSQLIRVITNLVKNAIQAIPENQEEKAIKVVVKREHNQVIILVQDNGVGIAEQTVPKIFEPKFTTKTSGMGLGLGIIKNIIENYNGTITFDTQLGKGTTFKVTLPIIQL is encoded by the coding sequence ATGCTGAACAACTTCAACATATCGATGCTTTCCTTGCGTACTAGGATTTTCCTATCGATGATTGTTGTTATTGTAGTTTCAAGTGTTTTGCTCGCCTCTATTTCTATTTTACAGTTCAAAAGTGAAGCACGAGATTATCATCAAGAACGTTTAGAGCGAAAGGAAACTGCCATAAAAGAGCATATTAATTATGTGCTGTCAACTACCACTTATCCGTTGACGCCTAAAAATTTAGATTTAATTTTTAAAGATAAAATTCACGAATTATCCCAAATTCACAACATCGAAATCAATGTTTATAGCCTAGACGGTCATCTTTTAAAATCATCGAAAGAGTCCTTTTCTATCGATAAAATGGCGCCGCCTATTCCAAAATACATTCTGAAACTGGTTCGTTCCTCCATTGATAAACGTTTTGTCGACATCAAAACTGTCGACGGAGTCAAAAATCGTTCGTCGTACAGCCAAATCAAAGACGACAAATTCAAACCGCTTGGCGTATTAAATTTACCTTATGTTGAAGATGATAGTTTTTATCAGAAAGAGCTGAATAGTTTCCTCATTAGATTAGGTCAAGTCTATTCTTTTATGCTGATTGTTGCTTTTGCCTTGGCGTATTTCTTGGCTACTTATATCACCAAATCGTTGAAAACCATCGCCGACAAAATGAGCGAAACGAATATTGAGCAGAAAAACGAAAAAATTGTTTTGGACGCCAATAGCCGTGAAATTAATTTGTTGATTCGTTCTTACAACGAAATGGTCGATAAATTAGAGAAAAGTGCCCTTAAACTGGCGCAAAGCGAAAGAGAAGAAGCTTGGCGAGAAATGGCAAAACAAGTAGCGCATGAAATCAAAAATCCGTTGACACCTATGCGATTAACGGTACAAAGTTTCCAAAGAAAATTTGACCCTACTACACCAGATGTCAAACAAAAACTCAATGAATATTCCGAAACCTTAATTCAGCAAATTGATATTATGAGTGCTGTGGCTTCGGCTTTTTCGAACTTTGCCTCTATGCCAGCCCAACAAAACGAAACACTAAATGTGGTGGAAGTAGTCGAACTGGCTTTGGATATTTTCAATGAAGATTATATTGTTTTTGAGAGTCAGTACCCTTCCATTATTTCAAGTATGGACCGCTCACAACTCATCCGTGTGATTACCAATTTGGTTAAAAATGCCATACAAGCCATTCCAGAAAATCAGGAAGAAAAAGCCATCAAAGTGGTCGTAAAAAGAGAACACAACCAAGTCATCATTTTGGTTCAAGACAACGGAGTAGGCATCGCAGAGCAAACAGTGCCCAAAATATTCGAACCCAAATTTACTACCAAAACAAGCGGTATGGGACTCGGTCTAGGAATTATCAAAAACATCATAGAAAATTACAACGGAACAATTACCTTTGATACACAATTAGGAAAAGGGACTACTTTTAAAGTGACTTTGCCTATAATTCAATTATAA
- a CDS encoding CopD family protein, whose amino-acid sequence MELYNYLKSLHIIFVVTWFAGLFYIVRLFVYQIEAADKPSPEKEILQKQYNLMAYRLWYIITWPSAIITFFVAFWLLLFTDLGKSWLQMPWMHVKLGFVFLLYLYHFKCHQIFNQLQRNEVKYTTNYMRIWNEGATLILFAVVFLVVLKNAFNWVYGVIGIFLFSIIIMLGFRFYKRIRERK is encoded by the coding sequence ATGGAACTCTACAACTACCTCAAATCCTTACACATCATTTTTGTAGTCACATGGTTTGCAGGATTATTTTATATCGTTCGCTTGTTCGTCTACCAAATTGAAGCCGCCGATAAACCTTCTCCCGAGAAAGAGATTTTGCAAAAACAATACAACCTTATGGCCTATCGTTTGTGGTATATCATCACTTGGCCATCAGCAATTATTACTTTTTTTGTTGCTTTTTGGTTGTTACTTTTTACTGATTTAGGCAAAAGTTGGTTGCAAATGCCTTGGATGCATGTCAAACTAGGATTTGTTTTTTTATTGTATTTGTATCATTTTAAATGCCATCAAATATTCAATCAATTACAACGCAATGAAGTAAAATACACCACCAATTATATGCGTATTTGGAATGAAGGAGCAACACTTATTTTATTTGCAGTGGTGTTTTTAGTAGTGCTCAAAAATGCTTTCAACTGGGTGTATGGAGTGATTGGTATTTTTTTATTTTCAATCATTATTATGTTGGGCTTTCGTTTTTACAAGAGAATAAGAGAGAGAAAATAG